The following proteins are encoded in a genomic region of Mycobacterium sp. 155:
- a CDS encoding 3-oxoacyl-ACP synthase III family protein, with protein MRHDNWLMMEPTGDGPPAPFRTRLAGAGRHLPDTHLTSAALMSATRHRTHIDLERLTGIRERRISIGDEDSFSLATAAARNCLDAAQCEAASVDAVINCSITKFRGGLIQRVEPPMSGMVAHAIGADNAITFDLSNACAGMLTGVMIANNWIRHGMIRRALVVSGEYISQLGRNASRHIRTIMSKELASLTLGDAGAALLLERADDDSPAGITLAGFTTVAGYSRLCLAYPKGHESGGRMFTDARGIQQAAMSDTPLLLHEVLDSVGISIHDIDHVITHQTSARAIRKGMAKVSASFGDRPRHDAVITVDRYGNTASTTHTVALIEELEAGHVGPGETIALIALASGLEIGIVLLTLDETVVNHHGHSD; from the coding sequence ATGAGGCATGACAACTGGCTGATGATGGAACCTACTGGAGACGGGCCACCGGCGCCGTTTCGCACCCGTCTGGCCGGGGCGGGTCGTCACCTCCCCGACACGCACCTGACGTCCGCGGCTTTGATGTCGGCGACGCGTCATCGCACCCACATCGACCTTGAGCGCCTGACGGGTATCAGGGAGCGCCGCATCTCCATCGGTGACGAAGACTCTTTCAGTCTCGCCACCGCAGCAGCCCGGAACTGCCTGGACGCCGCGCAGTGCGAGGCTGCGTCGGTCGACGCCGTCATCAACTGCAGCATCACAAAGTTTCGGGGCGGATTGATCCAACGGGTGGAGCCGCCGATGAGCGGTATGGTCGCCCACGCCATCGGCGCGGACAACGCCATCACGTTCGACCTGTCCAACGCGTGCGCGGGAATGCTGACCGGCGTCATGATCGCCAACAACTGGATTCGGCACGGGATGATCCGTCGAGCGCTCGTTGTCAGTGGTGAGTACATCTCGCAGCTCGGCCGCAATGCCTCCCGCCACATCCGCACCATCATGAGCAAGGAACTCGCCTCGCTGACACTCGGTGACGCAGGCGCTGCGCTGCTGCTCGAGCGGGCAGATGACGACTCGCCGGCGGGAATCACGTTGGCCGGGTTCACCACGGTGGCCGGTTACAGCCGGCTCTGCCTTGCCTATCCGAAAGGTCACGAATCCGGTGGGCGAATGTTCACCGATGCCAGAGGCATTCAGCAGGCAGCGATGTCCGACACTCCCCTGCTGTTGCACGAGGTGCTCGACTCGGTGGGCATCTCGATCCACGACATCGACCACGTCATAACCCACCAGACCTCCGCCCGGGCGATCCGCAAGGGCATGGCGAAGGTTTCCGCGTCCTTTGGTGATCGGCCCCGACACGACGCGGTGATCACCGTCGACCGCTACGGCAACACCGCGTCGACAACGCACACCGTGGCGCTGATCGAAGAACTCGAAGCCGGGCACGTCGGGCCCGGAGAAACGATCGCCCTGATCGCCCTGGCCTCCGGACTCGAAATCGGCATCGTCCTCCTGACCCTCGACGAGACAGTGGTGAACCATCATGGGCACAGTGATTGA
- a CDS encoding 3-oxoacyl-[acyl-carrier-protein] synthase III C-terminal domain-containing protein encodes MGTVIEATALTSGRHWRDRHSALRLAVRAAEDCLHSAGREASDVDLLINAGIYRDRNLGEPALAAMIQQDIGAHPEDPHPEAHGTFSFDIANGSCGILTALQIVDGFLSAHVIDRALIVASDADPGRRMSEDFPFAPAGAALLCRWSDDDDGVGRVQWTSICDEGESFSAAVGQGNSRNVLRVRERGVMDERFAAAAAQAAIRCLDAAVLDIAEIAAIVVAPARDQFRSLLAEHLAVPEDTILIADDEHSHTAALAGAFERAVRVVGPGDRILMVAAGAGVSAGATLYRMPRQALAG; translated from the coding sequence ATGGGCACAGTGATTGAAGCGACCGCTCTCACCTCCGGCCGGCATTGGCGCGATCGGCACAGCGCGCTGAGGCTCGCGGTGCGAGCGGCCGAGGATTGCCTGCACAGCGCCGGCCGCGAGGCCTCCGATGTCGACCTGCTGATCAACGCCGGGATCTACCGCGACCGCAATCTCGGCGAGCCTGCGCTGGCCGCAATGATCCAGCAGGACATCGGCGCTCACCCGGAAGACCCACACCCGGAAGCGCACGGGACGTTCTCGTTCGACATCGCCAACGGATCGTGCGGAATCCTCACAGCGCTGCAGATCGTCGACGGTTTCCTCAGCGCACATGTCATCGATCGAGCATTGATCGTCGCGAGCGACGCCGACCCGGGCCGCAGAATGAGTGAGGACTTTCCGTTCGCGCCCGCAGGAGCCGCATTGCTGTGCCGCTGGTCCGACGACGACGATGGGGTCGGCCGCGTGCAGTGGACAAGCATCTGCGACGAGGGGGAAAGCTTCAGCGCCGCGGTGGGACAGGGCAATAGCCGAAATGTCCTCCGGGTCAGGGAACGTGGCGTCATGGACGAACGGTTTGCAGCGGCCGCTGCACAAGCCGCGATTCGGTGCCTCGACGCCGCGGTACTCGACATCGCCGAGATCGCCGCAATCGTTGTCGCGCCCGCCCGTGATCAGTTCCGGAGCTTGCTCGCCGAGCATCTCGCGGTCCCCGAAGACACCATCCTCATTGCCGATGACGAACACAGCCACACCGCCGCTCTGGCCGGTGCGTTCGAGCGCGCCGTACGGGTGGTGGGTCCCGGTGATCGCATCCTCATGGTGGCGGCGGGCGCCGGTGTCTCAGCCGGCGCCACGCTCTACCGGATGCCGCGGCAAGCGTTGGCAGGCTGA
- a CDS encoding erythromycin esterase family protein: protein MTRSRGLTRGTPRHVFRDRREAGQVLAGLLGAYRDRENLIVLGLPRGGIPVAWEVAAALGAPLDAFVVRKLGAPGHEEFAVGALAADGRVVVNDDMLRALRITPQQLRAVAEREGRELHRREAAYRGGRPRVDVAGKTVILVDDGLATGASMAAAVQALRESDPAEIVIAVPAAPESTCREFAAVVDDVVCASMPTPFVAVGESFWDFRQVSDEEVRELLATPTTSPVAERVRVEETPAAVVRRVAVDAPGGVPPTEALEEIIGDARIVLIGESSHGTHEFYAARAEITKWLIEKKGFCAVAAEADWPDAYRVNRYVRGLGDDGSATRALSGFERFPAWMWRNVVVRDFVDWLHVHNGRRRADGDRETGFYGLDLYSLHRSMQEVIGYLENVDPVAAARARERYACFDHTSADDGQAYGFAAAFGAGLSCERQAVDQLVEMQRNAVEYARRDGLLAEDELFYAQQNAQTVRNAEVYYRAMFGGRVTSWNLRDQHMAQTLQALLAHLDRHGDREPARIVVWAHNSHVGDARATEVGNDGQLTLGQLVRERWAKDSRSIGFTTYTGTVTAASEWGGVAERKVVRPALNGSIEELFHETGEPEFLVSAMISRAAAEPLDVVRLGRAIGVIYLPATERQSHYYHVRPSEQFDAIIHIDRTRALEPLETTSTWVQGETPETYPTGL, encoded by the coding sequence ATGACTCGATCACGAGGCCTCACCCGAGGTACGCCGCGGCATGTGTTCCGCGATCGCCGTGAGGCAGGACAAGTCCTTGCCGGTCTGCTGGGCGCATACCGAGACCGCGAGAACCTCATCGTTCTGGGGCTGCCCCGCGGCGGTATCCCCGTCGCCTGGGAGGTGGCAGCCGCCCTCGGAGCTCCGCTGGATGCCTTCGTCGTGCGCAAGCTCGGCGCGCCGGGACACGAGGAGTTCGCCGTAGGCGCGCTTGCCGCAGATGGACGCGTCGTGGTGAACGACGACATGCTTCGTGCCTTGCGGATCACCCCGCAGCAACTGCGCGCTGTCGCCGAACGCGAAGGGCGGGAACTGCACCGGCGTGAAGCGGCCTATCGCGGCGGCCGCCCGCGCGTCGACGTCGCCGGCAAGACCGTCATCCTGGTCGATGACGGGTTGGCAACCGGAGCGAGCATGGCCGCTGCGGTGCAGGCGCTGCGGGAATCCGACCCCGCCGAAATCGTGATTGCCGTGCCCGCGGCACCGGAATCCACCTGCCGCGAGTTCGCGGCCGTGGTCGACGATGTGGTGTGCGCGTCGATGCCCACACCATTTGTGGCGGTCGGTGAGTCGTTCTGGGATTTCCGGCAGGTCAGCGACGAAGAGGTGCGTGAGCTGCTCGCGACACCGACCACGAGCCCTGTCGCAGAACGGGTTCGGGTCGAGGAGACACCCGCGGCGGTCGTTCGACGGGTAGCCGTCGATGCCCCGGGCGGCGTCCCCCCGACCGAAGCCCTCGAGGAGATCATCGGCGATGCCAGGATCGTGCTGATCGGCGAAAGCTCGCACGGCACACACGAGTTCTACGCGGCGCGGGCGGAGATCACCAAATGGCTGATCGAGAAAAAGGGCTTCTGCGCCGTTGCTGCCGAGGCGGATTGGCCGGATGCCTACCGCGTGAACCGGTACGTCCGCGGACTCGGTGACGACGGCTCGGCCACCCGGGCGCTGAGCGGATTCGAGCGGTTCCCGGCCTGGATGTGGCGCAACGTCGTGGTCCGCGACTTCGTGGACTGGCTGCATGTCCACAATGGGCGCCGGCGGGCTGACGGTGACCGTGAAACCGGCTTCTACGGTTTGGATCTCTACAGCCTGCATCGGTCCATGCAGGAGGTCATCGGATACCTCGAAAACGTCGATCCGGTTGCCGCGGCACGGGCGCGAGAACGCTACGCATGCTTCGACCACACCTCCGCCGACGACGGCCAGGCCTATGGGTTTGCCGCGGCGTTCGGTGCCGGCCTGTCGTGCGAACGTCAAGCGGTAGACCAACTGGTCGAGATGCAACGCAACGCGGTGGAGTATGCGCGTCGTGACGGCCTGCTCGCGGAGGACGAACTCTTCTACGCCCAGCAGAACGCGCAAACCGTGCGTAACGCCGAGGTGTATTACCGCGCGATGTTCGGTGGGCGGGTGACCTCGTGGAATCTGCGTGACCAGCACATGGCGCAAACGCTGCAGGCGTTGCTGGCGCACCTCGATCGCCACGGAGACCGCGAGCCGGCCCGAATCGTGGTCTGGGCCCACAACTCTCATGTCGGCGACGCTCGAGCCACTGAAGTAGGCAACGACGGCCAGTTGACCCTGGGACAGTTGGTGCGCGAGCGCTGGGCCAAGGACTCCCGTTCGATCGGTTTCACCACGTACACGGGCACCGTCACGGCGGCCAGCGAATGGGGCGGAGTCGCCGAGCGCAAAGTGGTCAGGCCGGCACTCAACGGGAGTATCGAGGAGCTTTTCCACGAGACCGGTGAACCGGAGTTCCTGGTGTCGGCGATGATCAGCCGAGCCGCAGCAGAGCCTCTCGACGTCGTCCGGTTGGGCCGTGCCATCGGGGTGATCTACCTGCCCGCCACGGAACGCCAGAGCCACTACTACCACGTACGTCCGTCTGAGCAGTTCGATGCGATCATCCACATCGACCGGACGCGCGCGCTGGAACCGCTTGAGACCACCAGCACGTGGGTTCAAGGTGAAACGCCCGAGACGTATCCGACGGGGCTTTAG
- a CDS encoding pyridoxamine 5'-phosphate oxidase family protein, with translation MTRESQPISILSEPESWNLLSSVALGRLVTSVNGEPEIFPVNFVVQRRTVLFRTDEGAKLVSAAINNHVLFEADDHEAGDGWSVIVRGLAQTLRTDEEIEEAERAELYPWTATTKRHYVRIRPLRVTGRRFVFGPEPARDTADE, from the coding sequence ATGACCAGAGAATCGCAACCGATTTCCATTCTGTCCGAGCCCGAAAGCTGGAATCTGCTGTCCAGCGTGGCGCTGGGGCGGCTCGTGACGAGTGTGAATGGAGAGCCGGAGATCTTCCCGGTGAATTTCGTCGTGCAGCGACGCACCGTGCTCTTTCGTACCGACGAGGGGGCCAAGCTGGTCAGTGCCGCAATCAACAACCACGTGCTGTTCGAGGCCGACGACCACGAGGCCGGCGACGGCTGGAGTGTGATCGTCCGGGGGCTCGCACAAACGCTGCGTACCGATGAGGAGATCGAGGAGGCCGAGCGTGCCGAACTCTATCCCTGGACGGCTACGACCAAAAGGCACTACGTGCGGATTCGACCGCTGAGGGTCACCGGAAGGCGATTTGTCTTCGGCCCTGAGCCGGCCCGTGACACTGCCGATGAGTAG
- the otsB gene encoding trehalose-phosphatase, producing MTVSATIDPRSHDGVIFDLDGVVTDTASIHAAAWTALFAEFFAHRVARNNEDVSPFTGADYRRYVDGKSRQDGIAALLRARGISLPSGHPDDTGYDTVWGLANRKQQLFLERMANGVRAYPSTVALVRRLAETGVATAAYSSSRNCEKVLEAAGLGDLFPVRVDGVVAEALKLPGKPDPAVLWETAARLHVTPQRCVVVEDAQAGVTAGRNGGFALVIGVDRTGHREELLRAGADVVVPDLAAAVVRTGDRPMSGLPNVMDAYGELTGVVDGRRPLVCLDFDGTLSEIVTDPDTATLVGGVAETLADLAARCPVAVISGRDLADIRERVGVPGLWYAGNHGFELVDPEGHHHDQNAALAAVPALKRAAEALHAELADVPGVLIEPKRYAVAIHYRNVAPRHVNEILVAAHRQGHRRGLRVTGGRMVVELRPDIDWNKGTALTWIRNQMHPRDHVLPIYIGDDLTDEDVFDAIRLKGVGVIVCHGEDGDRRTAAQYRLNDPVEVGRFLRRGAAWLAHRQSDSRSGWTFAYDEYVPADEKLREALCTVGNGYFATRGAAPESTADQVHYPGTYVAGVYNRLADLVGGTTVENESLVNVPNWLPLSFRVNGGDWFDIDTVTLLSFRQALDLRAAVLTREFRFRDEAGHTTAVTQNRFAAMDQAHVAALETVVRAEDWCGTIEIRSTLDANVCNVGVERYRELAGDHLRSLEKRALTDNSVLLTVETKQSQIPIALAARTTVWCDDAAAVAKYRLVDDGYEIGHEISTELTAGQALAIEKIAVVVTGRDVATSDAAGGAERRLERQGRFAELRGAHELVWSHIWERLTIDFDGHVDELRVLRLHLMHLLQTVSYNSEDLDVGIPARGLHGEAYRGHVFWDELLIFPVLNLHFPTITRALLRYRYRRLTEARRAARLAGYAGAMFPWQSGSDGREESPELHLNPRSGRWSVDASHRAHHIGIAIAYNVWQFYQVTADLAYLIDYGAEMLVEIARFWVSRTTYDSTADRFHINGVIGPDEFHSGYPERPNDGIDDNAYTNVMAVWVILRAIDALTAMPLANRLDLREKLALTDDELARWDHVSRRMFVPFHEGMISQFDGYDQLAELDWESYRTRYGNIQRLDRILEAQGDDVNRYKAAKQADTLMLLYLLSSDELGELLDRLDYEFPPERIPVMVDYYIARSSNGSTLSAVVNSWVLARANRDHALEFFRDVLKSDVADIQGGTTSEGIHLAAMAGSVDLMQRCFTGLETRSNRIVLSPHWPESLGALGFPIHYRGHHLYIRVSGLGAEVSVSPRELPPVTVECRGRVERVSPGHMVRFPGASAGSLAVR from the coding sequence ATGACTGTGTCGGCCACGATCGACCCACGGTCGCATGACGGGGTCATCTTCGACCTCGACGGCGTGGTCACCGATACGGCCTCTATTCACGCCGCGGCGTGGACGGCGTTGTTCGCCGAGTTCTTCGCACACCGGGTGGCCCGCAACAACGAGGACGTCTCGCCATTCACCGGGGCGGACTACCGCCGGTATGTGGACGGCAAGTCTCGCCAGGACGGCATCGCGGCGTTGCTTCGAGCCCGGGGGATTTCGCTTCCGAGCGGTCACCCGGACGACACCGGATACGACACGGTCTGGGGTCTGGCGAATCGTAAGCAACAGCTCTTCTTGGAGCGAATGGCAAATGGGGTGCGGGCTTATCCGTCCACGGTGGCGTTGGTGCGCAGGCTCGCTGAGACAGGCGTGGCCACGGCAGCCTATTCGTCCAGCCGGAATTGCGAAAAGGTGCTCGAGGCAGCCGGACTGGGCGATCTGTTTCCCGTCCGTGTCGATGGTGTGGTTGCCGAAGCGCTCAAGCTGCCGGGCAAGCCCGACCCGGCGGTGCTTTGGGAGACCGCCGCCAGGTTGCACGTGACGCCGCAACGCTGCGTGGTCGTCGAGGACGCACAAGCCGGCGTGACGGCCGGACGTAATGGCGGCTTCGCTCTTGTCATCGGCGTCGACCGGACCGGCCACCGGGAGGAACTGCTCCGCGCGGGCGCCGACGTCGTGGTTCCCGATCTGGCGGCCGCCGTGGTCCGTACCGGAGACAGACCCATGTCAGGGCTGCCCAATGTGATGGATGCCTATGGCGAGCTGACTGGTGTCGTCGACGGCAGGCGGCCGCTGGTCTGTCTCGACTTCGACGGGACGTTGTCCGAGATCGTGACGGATCCGGACACTGCGACGCTTGTCGGCGGTGTCGCCGAGACACTGGCCGACTTGGCCGCGCGGTGTCCTGTCGCCGTAATCAGCGGACGTGATCTGGCTGATATCCGCGAGAGAGTAGGTGTGCCAGGTTTGTGGTACGCCGGCAACCACGGCTTCGAACTCGTCGACCCCGAAGGACATCATCACGACCAAAACGCGGCCCTGGCCGCCGTACCGGCTCTCAAGCGCGCGGCGGAGGCCTTGCACGCCGAACTGGCCGACGTACCAGGTGTACTCATCGAACCCAAGCGGTACGCGGTTGCGATTCACTACCGCAACGTGGCGCCACGGCACGTGAATGAAATTCTCGTCGCCGCACACCGGCAAGGACACCGCCGCGGATTGCGGGTGACCGGTGGACGGATGGTGGTCGAGTTGCGGCCAGACATCGACTGGAACAAGGGCACGGCGCTGACCTGGATCCGCAACCAGATGCATCCGCGTGACCACGTGTTGCCCATCTACATCGGCGACGACCTCACCGACGAAGACGTCTTCGACGCGATTCGACTCAAAGGTGTCGGCGTGATCGTCTGCCATGGCGAAGACGGCGATCGCCGGACCGCCGCTCAGTACCGCCTGAACGATCCCGTCGAAGTCGGCCGGTTCCTGCGGCGCGGCGCGGCTTGGCTGGCTCACCGGCAAAGTGATTCCCGCAGCGGATGGACGTTTGCCTACGACGAGTACGTGCCGGCGGACGAGAAGCTGCGAGAAGCGCTGTGCACAGTGGGAAATGGCTACTTCGCCACCCGCGGCGCGGCACCCGAATCGACGGCGGATCAGGTGCACTATCCGGGTACCTACGTCGCGGGCGTGTACAACCGTCTGGCCGATCTGGTCGGCGGTACCACGGTCGAGAACGAAAGCCTCGTCAACGTCCCCAACTGGCTCCCCCTGAGCTTTCGTGTGAACGGTGGGGACTGGTTCGACATCGACACCGTCACGTTGCTCTCATTCCGCCAGGCCCTCGATCTCCGCGCCGCGGTGCTGACCCGGGAGTTCCGTTTCCGCGATGAAGCCGGACACACGACGGCCGTGACGCAGAATCGATTTGCCGCCATGGACCAGGCCCATGTCGCGGCTCTGGAAACCGTTGTCCGTGCCGAGGACTGGTGCGGCACGATCGAGATTCGTTCGACACTGGACGCGAACGTCTGCAATGTCGGTGTCGAGCGCTACCGCGAGCTGGCCGGTGACCATCTCCGGTCATTGGAAAAGCGGGCACTGACCGACAATTCGGTTCTCCTGACGGTTGAGACCAAGCAGTCGCAGATTCCCATCGCGCTTGCTGCGCGAACCACGGTGTGGTGTGACGATGCCGCCGCGGTAGCGAAGTATCGGCTCGTCGACGACGGATACGAGATCGGCCATGAGATCAGCACTGAACTCACCGCGGGGCAGGCGTTGGCGATCGAGAAGATCGCGGTGGTGGTGACCGGACGCGACGTGGCGACGTCCGATGCGGCCGGCGGCGCTGAACGCCGGCTGGAACGGCAGGGCCGATTCGCCGAGTTGCGAGGCGCGCATGAGCTGGTCTGGTCGCACATCTGGGAACGGTTGACCATCGACTTCGACGGTCACGTCGACGAGTTACGAGTGCTGCGACTGCACCTGATGCACCTGCTGCAAACGGTTTCGTACAACAGCGAGGACCTGGATGTCGGCATCCCGGCGCGTGGCCTCCACGGTGAGGCATACCGCGGCCATGTGTTCTGGGACGAGTTGCTGATCTTCCCGGTGCTCAACCTGCATTTCCCGACGATCACCCGCGCGTTGCTGCGCTACCGGTACCGGCGGCTCACCGAGGCGCGTCGCGCCGCCAGGTTGGCGGGTTACGCGGGGGCGATGTTCCCGTGGCAGTCGGGAAGCGACGGCCGCGAGGAAAGCCCTGAGCTGCACCTCAACCCGCGGTCCGGCCGGTGGAGCGTCGATGCGAGCCATCGTGCGCATCACATCGGTATTGCCATCGCCTACAACGTCTGGCAGTTCTATCAGGTCACCGCGGATCTGGCCTATCTGATCGACTACGGGGCAGAGATGCTGGTCGAAATTGCTCGATTCTGGGTAAGCAGAACGACTTACGACAGCACAGCCGACCGTTTTCACATCAACGGCGTGATCGGGCCAGATGAGTTCCACTCCGGGTACCCCGAAAGACCCAATGACGGAATCGACGACAACGCCTACACGAACGTCATGGCCGTATGGGTCATCCTGCGGGCCATCGACGCGCTGACGGCCATGCCGTTGGCGAACCGGCTCGACCTACGTGAAAAACTCGCCCTGACAGACGATGAACTCGCACGCTGGGACCATGTCAGCCGCCGGATGTTCGTGCCGTTCCATGAGGGCATGATCAGCCAGTTCGACGGGTACGACCAACTGGCGGAACTGGATTGGGAGTCCTACCGCACCAGGTACGGAAACATCCAACGGCTCGACCGCATTCTGGAAGCCCAGGGTGATGACGTCAATCGGTACAAGGCCGCCAAGCAGGCCGACACGTTGATGCTGCTGTATCTGTTGTCGTCCGATGAGCTTGGGGAGTTGCTCGACCGACTCGACTACGAATTTCCGCCCGAGCGGATCCCGGTGATGGTCGACTATTACATCGCGCGCTCCTCTAATGGCTCCACGCTGAGCGCGGTGGTGAACTCGTGGGTTCTCGCGCGCGCCAACCGGGATCACGCCTTGGAGTTTTTCCGCGACGTGCTGAAGTCCGACGTCGCCGACATCCAGGGGGGTACGACCTCCGAGGGGATTCATCTCGCCGCGATGGCCGGCAGTGTCGACCTCATGCAGCGCTGTTTCACCGGTCTCGAAACCCGCAGCAACCGGATCGTCCTTTCCCCGCACTGGCCCGAATCACTTGGCGCATTGGGCTTTCCGATTCACTATCGAGGTCATCACCTGTATATCCGGGTCAGCGGCCTCGGTGCGGAGGTGAGTGTGAGCCCGCGCGAGCTTCCTCCCGTCACGGTCGAATGCCGTGGTCGGGTCGAACGAGTGTCGCCGGGGCACATGGTCCGGTTCCCCGGTGCGTCCGCTGGTTCGTTGGCTGTCCGTTAG
- a CDS encoding 1-phosphofructokinase family hexose kinase: protein MERPISPTIVTLTMNPAVDITSSVEEVRPTDKIRCADPRYDAGGGGINVAKVADVLGTSVCAIYPAGGSSGDLLTGLLARDAIPIRRITIEGATRESFTVNETRTGLQYRFVLPGPRVSFVEQQCCLRELRQQAASARFVVASGSLPPGAAENFYQQVALVCRDVGARLILDTSGCGLRHFTSGVFLLKASVHELRELAGRELATRSEQVAAARDIIACGQAETVVVSLGPDGGLLITGRQALWFPGIPMRTVVSGVGAGDAMVAAMTVGLSRDWSMNESVRYGIAAATAELLTPGSQPCTQADVERFFALADEPVVLADFGDRDTDVDVSLSGSGRQ, encoded by the coding sequence ATGGAGCGGCCAATCTCGCCAACGATCGTCACATTGACGATGAACCCAGCGGTCGATATCACCAGCTCCGTCGAGGAGGTGCGACCGACGGACAAGATACGGTGCGCCGACCCTCGTTACGACGCCGGCGGTGGTGGAATCAATGTCGCCAAGGTGGCAGATGTGCTCGGTACATCGGTCTGTGCCATCTACCCCGCGGGTGGTTCATCCGGGGATCTGTTGACCGGACTTCTTGCCCGGGACGCCATCCCGATCCGACGCATCACTATCGAGGGCGCGACCCGGGAAAGCTTCACGGTCAACGAGACACGTACCGGTCTGCAATACCGGTTCGTGCTCCCGGGGCCGCGGGTGTCCTTCGTCGAACAGCAGTGCTGCCTACGAGAGCTGCGGCAGCAGGCCGCATCGGCTCGGTTCGTGGTGGCCAGCGGGAGTCTTCCGCCGGGTGCCGCCGAGAACTTCTACCAGCAGGTCGCCCTCGTGTGTCGAGATGTCGGTGCGCGGCTGATACTGGACACCTCCGGCTGCGGGCTGCGGCATTTCACCTCGGGCGTGTTTCTTCTGAAGGCCAGTGTGCACGAACTCCGGGAATTGGCCGGACGTGAGCTGGCAACCAGGTCCGAGCAGGTCGCCGCCGCCCGAGACATCATCGCGTGCGGTCAAGCGGAGACTGTCGTCGTTTCCCTAGGCCCCGATGGCGGACTCCTGATAACTGGACGGCAAGCGCTGTGGTTCCCCGGAATTCCGATGAGGACAGTGGTCAGTGGTGTCGGTGCGGGTGATGCGATGGTTGCGGCGATGACCGTGGGGCTGAGTAGGGACTGGTCAATGAACGAGTCTGTGCGGTACGGGATTGCGGCCGCCACGGCCGAGTTGCTGACGCCGGGCAGCCAACCGTGCACGCAAGCCGATGTGGAACGATTTTTTGCGCTCGCCGACGAACCCGTCGTCCTCGCCGACTTCGGCGACAGGGACACCGACGTCGACGTATCGCTTTCCGGCAGCGGCCGTCAATGA